The sequence GATTATGGCATCATTTATTGCAGACAAGATTGTGATGGACGGTCTGACATTCGACGACGTCCTGTTGATTCCCGCTTATTCGGAGGTGCTGCCCAAAACGGTGGAGCTGAAAACCCGTTTTTCGAAGCACATTGAGCTGAACGTTCCTTTTGTAACGGCAGCTATGGATACAGTAACCGAAAGCCAGATGGCTATTGCCATCGCCCGTGAGGGAGGTATCGGAGTGATTCACAAGAACATGTCGATAGACAACCAGGCACGCGAGGTAGCGATTGTAAAGCGTGCTGAGAATGGTATGATCTACGACCCCATCACTATTCCATTGGGAAGCACCGTGGCTCAGGCCCTCGAAATCATGTCGGAGTACCATATCGGTGGTATCCCCGTGGTTGACGATGACCGTCGCCTGGTGGGTATCGTAACCAACCGCGACCTGCGCTTTGAGCGTCGCTTGGATCGCCCCGTAGAGGAAATCATGTCGAAGGAGAACCTGGTAACCACCCATCAGCAGACCGATCTGACTGCTGCTGCACAGATTCTGCAGGAGAACAAGATTGAGAAACTTCCTGTTGTAGATAAGGATAACCGATTGATTGGACTGATTACCTATAAGGACATCACCAAGGCAAAGGATAAGCCCATGGCTTGTAAGGACGATAAGGGACGTTTGCGTGTTGCAGCCGGTGTAGGTGTAACCGTTGATACTCTTGACCGTATGCAGGCTCTGGTTAACGCAGGTGTTGATGCCATTGTTATTGATACAGCCCACGGACACTCAAAGAGTGTTATCGAGAAGCTGCGCGAGGCAAAGGCTTCGTTCCCCAATATCGATATCGTGGTAGGAAATATTGCTACCGGTGCTGCCGCTAAGATGCTGGTTGACAACGGTGCCGACGCTGTAAAGGTTGGTATTGGCCCAGGCTCAATCTGCACCACTCGTGTGGTTGCTGGTGTTGGTGTGCCTCAGCTGAGTGCTGTTTATGATGTATACAGCGCCCTGAAGGGAACTAATGTTCCTCTGATTGCTGATGGCGGTCTGCGCTACTCAGGCGATATCGTAAAGGCACTTGCTGCCGGTGGTAGCAGCGTCATGATTGGTTCGCTTGTGGCTGGTACCGAGGAGAGCCCTGGCGATACCATTATCTATAACGGACGTAAGTTCAAGAGCTATCGTGGTATGGGTTCGCTCGAGGCTATGGAGCATGGTTCGAAGGACCGCTACTTCCAGGCCGACACCAAGGATGTGAAGAAGCTTGTACCAGAGGGTATCGCTGGTCGTGTTCCTTACAAGGGAACCGTTCAGGAAGTGATTTATCAGATGGTTGGTGGCTTGCGCTCAGGTATGGGTTACTGCGGTGCCCAGACTATCGAGAAGTTGCATGATGCCAAGTTTACACGCATTACCAATGCCGGTGTAAACGAGTCGCATCCACACGATATCACTATCACCAGTGAGGCTCCTAACTACAGCCGTCCAAACGATTAATGATGAGACAACTCACCATAGCCCTTTCATTGTTTGCTGCGATTACCTCGCAGCAAACATTGGCACAGACTACCGACCCGGTTGTAATGACCGTGGCCGGTGTTCCTGTTTCTCGTTCAGAGTTCGAGTATTCGTACAATAAGAACAATGGCGAAGGGGTAATCGACAAACTGTCGGTGGATGAGTATGTCACCTTATTTATAAATTATAAGCTGAAGGTGGCTGCAGCCCTCGATGCTAAACTCGATACGCTGTCGTCGTTCCGTCAGGAATACCAGATGTATCGCGACCAGCAGGTGCGCCCAACGATGGTGACCGATGCCGAGGTGCTTGATCAGGCCCGACAGATGTACGAACGCACTCAGGCGATGATTGGCTCGAAAGGATTGGTACGCCCAGCGCACATCCTATTAAAGTTGTCGACGCAAGCTACCGTTCAGCAGCAGGAAAAGATACACCAGCGTATCGATTCTGTTTATCGTGCCCTGCAAGCAGGAGCTGATTTCGCGGAATTGGCCAAGAAGGTTTCTGAAGATACTGGTTCGGCTGTCCGTGGAGGCGAACTGCCTTGGATTGCAC is a genomic window of Xylanibacter ruminicola 23 containing:
- the guaB gene encoding IMP dehydrogenase, which produces MASFIADKIVMDGLTFDDVLLIPAYSEVLPKTVELKTRFSKHIELNVPFVTAAMDTVTESQMAIAIAREGGIGVIHKNMSIDNQAREVAIVKRAENGMIYDPITIPLGSTVAQALEIMSEYHIGGIPVVDDDRRLVGIVTNRDLRFERRLDRPVEEIMSKENLVTTHQQTDLTAAAQILQENKIEKLPVVDKDNRLIGLITYKDITKAKDKPMACKDDKGRLRVAAGVGVTVDTLDRMQALVNAGVDAIVIDTAHGHSKSVIEKLREAKASFPNIDIVVGNIATGAAAKMLVDNGADAVKVGIGPGSICTTRVVAGVGVPQLSAVYDVYSALKGTNVPLIADGGLRYSGDIVKALAAGGSSVMIGSLVAGTEESPGDTIIYNGRKFKSYRGMGSLEAMEHGSKDRYFQADTKDVKKLVPEGIAGRVPYKGTVQEVIYQMVGGLRSGMGYCGAQTIEKLHDAKFTRITNAGVNESHPHDITITSEAPNYSRPND